TTCATTTTCTTCCACCTTTGCACCTCTAGAATGCCTACACGAACTGGTGAGCAGCAGACCTCTGTGTAGATGACTCAATTTCTgagctattttcttttttaatttggcCAATGCCAGAATTCACTGTTATACAATAGCACAAGACTCCCTGAGGCTCTTAATTCTAAAACCATTTGCTGTCCAGTGCTATGGCATAAATTTCTGTGACATGGCAAGCTTTTATGCTGTGACATACAAACTGGCACTTAGTTTGTCTTTTTTGCCTGTCACCAATATCTTGAGAAAAGCACAAacttttgtttttttaactgccagcttaaaaaaaggaaataaatttgaGCTAAACATACTCCAACTcactttttttttacttcctgaAAGAGGGATGGGATAGGGTGCATGTGTAAGTGTATCTTCAAAATGTTTCTCACACAACAAGACAAACATAGAAATAGTGGCATTAAAAATAAAGGCAAATACTTTTGTTTCAAAATGGACTACCTAAATTCTATAAAAAGAAGAACCCTAAGAAAATAATTACATAAAACATACATATGAAAAATTATATTTGAAGTTTAGAAAAATCTCTATAAATGCATTTTCCAAAAatcagaaggatttttttttatggGCAGGTCTGTTACACCCTTGTTGAGTAAGGAAGTCATCACATTGTAGAGTAGAAAAGTCATCTAATACTTAGAGAAATTAAATTGAGTTGTGCTAATTTAATTTAACTTTTTATGGTGACCCTTTGCTGACTTATAATTTTAGCTATTATCTAATTTAATTATTACATTTTCCCAAGACTGTCTGTGTAAAGTTTGTTTTATTAAACTAGCCTATTTGTATTTCTTACCTGCCTACAAGAAAAGTTAGCCAAGGTATATAAAGATTCTCTAACCGAAGTCCTGTGTCGAATAGTTTTGCTCAGTTTTTTATGTTTACATTTCTCTGACAAGGCTAATAAAGCCTTGCTGCTTTATTACTGGTTTAGAGGATGTGTGGTCTGTTGTCTTTTTACAATTAAAACCAAATGATACATATTTTACTAGGAGACCAAAGACTGTGACGTTTGGAGGGGTTTTTACTTGCTTTTTTACATGCACATATGTGAATGTGTAGGTGACTCATTACTACTGGCAGCAAGGCAaaggcccattaaaaaaaatgtaGAGGACACGTAAGCCCTCCCAATTTCTGAGCAAAAACTACAGCAATACACTGTAGCCAAGGTATGGATAAAGAACCAGAAATCAGTTTTGCTTTTGCAAAAGTCACAGAGTGAGCCCCATGGCATTCTCCCACAACTGTATTGTTTCTGCTACAGACACCCTGACTGTAAATGAGCAGCTGCAAATGCAAATGCTCTTGGTAATTAAGCATTGATGTTAATTAATAATGACTGGAGAATGAAGGGGACAGAATTTCCCCAAATAGTTACATTTGTCCTTCATAAATCAGTACTGACACAAGCAGCACACAGCACAAACAGCATTTGATTTTGTCAGACAGCCATGGACCATAGTTAGGCTGTTGCAGGGAGAAACATTCAACACCCAGGAAGCTGGGCTTGCTGTCCCTGCTGTAACCCAGGGGTGCAAAAAGAGGGGGTAGTGGTGGAAGGAGAGATAATCCCATCCCTCATGCTGGCATGCCAGGAGCAGTCAGCTGTGGAAAGCCAGAGATGTACACCATAGCATGTCCACCTGGAATTTGtttcactgctgctgccacctggGGTTCATAATCACCTGCCCCTTTGGCAGACAGCACAGGGTGACCAAAGCAATTGATTGTTCAAACATTCTGGAAACAATTATGGTGGATGCTAAGCACTTTAATGTCTTATAGAAAACTAAAACAGACTTAGTGCCTGAAGAAGGATGAAGCTTTTAAAACTGCATAAGATACCTTGCTCTGACATTCAATTAAAAGAGGAAATAATAATAGAGGAAACAATCCCTTTAAAATGTTATTATACTTTAACACTTCCGTAGGTGATCAGTGTAGGTGAACAAGGggtattttttaatattgtttatGCCAGTTAAAACTTCTGTTGTAAATGCAATGCAGTACACAGCTTTATCAACTGGATATTACTGGGGCAGGTTAGATAATTGCTCTCAACCTGCTGCTCATCATAATGTATCAATTCCTGAAGTTGCTGTGTTTGGGTGTGTAATAACTCCTTCTGCTCAAAACTGTTATTTCTATCAGGACCAAAGTGATGTTCATGGGTCAGAAAAATCTCTCACTACTTTTGTACCCTCTCCAGAATACTGTAGGAGATATATTTTAGAAGATGCAGTTCAATATTGTATTTACCTAAATGAACATTTACAAGTCTATGAGACTTGTTGGATATTTTATAAACTATATATGAACTTGGCATTATGTGGGATGGATTTCTTGTTCCTTATATATGCTTTTACAGCATGAGTACTATTTCCTAAAATAATTAAAAGCAACTGTAATCTCATAAAAGTCTAAAACACAACAGGGACTGAACAAGCTGCATTGCCCAAGGAGTAAAGCAGAGAACAGTCAGCATTTCTTAGGATTTTTTATGCTCAGAAGAATTGGATTTAGGAGGCAGTTAACCTCCTTGAATTATTTTATCCATGCTCAATGGTTTACACTGAGAGCAGCAGTTGAATCAGCCCATCCCTCTTTTGAACCACTTGGTGCAATGACAGGGATGGGCTGCATCACCTTATTTGCTGTCTTGTGTAAAGCATGTCACATAGTACTGGCATCAAATAACATATTAATAGGCAAGAAAGCTACTGCTATTGAGACCTTGCTGCTTAGAAAAATACTTTAATTAATCCATAGCTTAGTCTAAGCAATGATAAAATACAAAGTCTAGACTGCACAGGACATTACAATGAGCATAATCCTTCCCTTTAGCTTAATGTCCCacctccttctttttttctttttttcttcagttcTTAAGGTTAATAGTATGTGCAAGacaatttataaaataaatttgtTCACATTTTCTCAGTTGCAGAATGTATAAAAATTTGGGTTTCCATcaaaattaacttttaaaaagaGAATTATTGGAAAATACATGACTCTACAAAAATATGATACATCCAGACTTTAAAGTTTATGTGGGAAAACAAATGTGTTGACTCAGAACACATTCACACATGGAGGGAGGAAAAGGCAAGCTTAGTAGACTGCAAGACAGGAAAGCAAAAGGGACAGTGTGGGGGTTCATGTACTTATCAGTTTAGGAGTGATTAAGTACTttatacaaaaagaaaagaaaaaaaaaagggttgaACCATGCCAAGGGATTTCTCCAAATATCTACAAAACATATTGTGATTTTGTGCTCCTTCGTTTTGATGTTGCCTTGTTTAAGTATCTTCATTTTCTCTCCTTTTGTCTAAAATGGATTGGTGAAAGCAGACCCTGCAAGATTATGAAAGACAGGTAGTTATTGTCCAAGCAATATATTAGAAATGCTATGATTAAATATTCTTCATGTTCATTCCAAGAACCTGAATCATCTGACAGGGTACATCAGAAAAAAGCCTATTGCTGAGGAGGAATGAGGTCAACAGATCTAGGAGTGGTTAGTAAGATGTAAAGTCGCCTACATGATCTCAGTTCAGACATCATCATGACCAGAACCTGTCACTGTTTAATGATTCACAGTGACCATGACATCACATTATATGTCAGTAGTTTTACTGGGAAAAATAGGACTCAAACCATCAGGGGTTTGAACTTCCCTTCTGCAGAACAATGAATCCCCAGTGCTGAGTCTGAACTCCTAATACCAGGAAACTTTGAGTATTGTAATTACTTATCCATGTGTTGTCATTTATATGCACACTGTGATAAACAGACAATGCAGCATCCATTTCCACACACTTCCACATGCATACCCAGTATTTTTTACACTTTGTTAAATATAGAAATGTGGTACTCTTAACTACCAGTGTCTCGTGTATTGTGAAAGTAGCTACCATTGAAAGATGCAAACACTTTCAACAAGTAGAGACAGAAAATTGGAAATTAGTATATTGAGCTGTCTAAACAATGAAAGGTGAGGATGGAGCATTGGTTCAGTTCAATATTAGTACCATATCCTATAACTATAGTTACCTCCTAAAGTTCTGTGTGAGTACGTGGAAGAATATTTGGGAGATGTTAATTGTCTTCTGCCCATTCCATGGGATCTTGAGAGCACACAGTCTACATACATGTCCCAGAAGTTCTGGGCTAAATCATTGAAGAGATCATTGTGCTTGGGCTTAGGGGATTCCTTTAGGAACATCATGAAGTCCCAGAGAGCAATGACTGTATCTGCTACCTTGAGTTTCTTCATTTCCACCAGCCCATGGGACGATACCTCCCAGCACTGATGGTCAATCTCACGCAGGCTTGGAGGAGTTTCTTTTTGATACTCTAGATTGGCATAAACCAAATTCACTAATAACATACAGCCCAGCTGAAGACACCACCATCGTTTCCATACAAATTCCATACTTGAAGAAGATACCTGAAAAGAAGTGAATAAAATCACTGTGATTCTGACATTATATAGTTCATTGTCACACAACTCTCATGGGTGCCCCAAGAGATCATTTAGAAGAGATCATTTTATTCAGAAAAATACCTTTTTACCAAACCGAGGAATAAATACCAGTCAAtgagccctaatgctggaagctAGTTTTGCACCTTGAAATTGTTAATGCCATTTAGAATatgaaaacccaaagcaaaaagtTACAGCCAATGTCAGAACTTCTCTTTGAGACCAGCACTTCTTACCTTAACCTCCTGTGCTTAGATTGTCAGTAAAATCAGGTTAATATCAGATGCCTAAAGAGTCCTAGTGGTATGCTATTTTAAGTTACTGCAAACAAATAACAATTGTAAACAGCCAGTCTTTCATGGAAAGTCTGACTCAGAAAGATGGTAATGAAGGAATGGTAAATCAGACTGTACAGTGTATTGGGTGAGTGTAGGCATGCTATGAACTCATTCAGCAGCTGTTGCTTCCAAGAATGGAGGAGGGAAAATTCCTTTTTGGCTTATATTAGAAAATTAAGTAAGATTTTGGCATTATTTGGCATTATTATTTCTAGTATATATGGAAAACAGAGAAAGTATCTGGAGAATTGGAGATGGAAAGAGCAATAAAACAGGAGGCATAATAAGAACTTCAAATGTTACAGAGAATGTATTCTTTACTATACAGAGATTCCCCCTGGGAAAAATGCAGTCTTCCTATGATGTGTATTCTATATCCTTGAATAAAGTTTAAACAGAACAGCACTGAAACacctgattattttttttaaaatcagtcCCTTTTATCAAGATAAagtgcagaggagcaggagaATAAACATaaagagaaaacaaatcaaacGAAAAAGACAAGCATAGGAAGAAGTCTGAAAATAGTCAGTCAAAACTTTCAGACAGTGCCCCTTATTTTGGTAtcctgaatcaattccattttaaGTAGTTGGTGCCATGCTTATTCTCACAGTTTCCAATTTGGAGTGTAAAATACAATTACAAAAATGATGTGAGGTTTTG
The sequence above is drawn from the Melospiza melodia melodia isolate bMelMel2 chromosome 1, bMelMel2.pri, whole genome shotgun sequence genome and encodes:
- the FAM237B gene encoding protein FAM237B, which codes for MEFVWKRWWCLQLGCMLLVNLVYANLEYQKETPPSLREIDHQCWEVSSHGLVEMKKLKVADTVIALWDFMMFLKESPKPKHNDLFNDLAQNFWDMYVDCVLSRSHGMGRRQLTSPKYSSTYSHRTLGVY